The Pseudodesulfovibrio sp. zrk46 genome contains a region encoding:
- a CDS encoding ATP-binding cassette domain-containing protein: MIVLKDIHKHYGRVRANDGISLTLEPGRIYALVGENGAGKSTLMRILAGHTRPTSGTLDMSGQTISYLTPTLAREYGVGMLYQDPLDFPAMPVWENFQLGAPKRTKQEVIDVIGELSYRLDACFLPDEPVSSLTVGERQLLELLRLLDLGATTLILDEPTTGITPEQKQDLFDLLMKLAREDNHTIILVTHKLSEAFEMADSIFIMRQGKLVSTLEPPYNEKELVSLMFGEAAEGVEDDLPEIKAQVAPRLTMNDIQFAGPKYSMGPMNFTAQPGECIGLAGLDGSGQELFLRGLCGLDRMPGGAISLDGTEYRNNDFDTLRKAGVQFVPADRLEMALFPELNLMEHITLAFPERKHDRLEFYESQCVDCFNLRAHPDTNARELSGGNQQRLLLSLIPDDAKLLLMEHPTRGLDAGSARQVWNHLKGRCANDASLIFFSPDLDEVLEHSHRVIVFYDRAIAGIVDREHATMEVVGALMAGKPYDEVMEKFNKEGA, translated from the coding sequence ATGATCGTCTTAAAAGACATACATAAACATTACGGCCGGGTTCGGGCCAACGACGGCATCAGCCTGACCCTCGAACCCGGCCGCATCTATGCCCTCGTCGGTGAAAACGGCGCGGGCAAGAGCACGCTCATGCGCATCCTGGCCGGACACACCCGTCCGACCTCCGGAACGCTCGACATGAGCGGCCAGACCATTTCATACCTCACGCCCACCCTTGCTCGCGAGTATGGGGTGGGCATGTTGTACCAGGACCCCCTGGATTTTCCGGCCATGCCCGTGTGGGAAAACTTCCAGCTCGGCGCGCCCAAGCGTACCAAGCAGGAGGTCATCGACGTCATCGGCGAGCTTTCCTACCGCCTCGACGCCTGTTTCCTGCCGGATGAGCCCGTGTCCTCCCTGACCGTTGGCGAACGCCAGCTTCTCGAGCTGCTGCGCCTGCTGGACCTGGGGGCCACCACCCTGATCCTCGACGAGCCCACCACCGGTATCACGCCGGAGCAGAAGCAGGACCTCTTTGACCTGCTCATGAAGCTCGCCCGCGAGGATAACCACACCATCATTCTGGTCACGCACAAGCTGTCCGAGGCATTTGAGATGGCAGACTCCATCTTCATCATGCGTCAGGGCAAGCTCGTGTCCACGCTGGAGCCGCCGTACAACGAGAAGGAGCTGGTCTCCCTGATGTTCGGCGAAGCGGCGGAAGGTGTGGAGGATGACCTGCCGGAAATCAAGGCGCAGGTTGCTCCCCGCCTGACCATGAATGATATCCAGTTCGCTGGTCCCAAGTACTCCATGGGGCCCATGAATTTCACGGCACAGCCCGGTGAGTGCATCGGTCTGGCCGGTCTTGACGGATCGGGACAGGAGCTGTTCCTGCGTGGTCTGTGCGGTCTTGACCGCATGCCCGGCGGCGCAATCAGCCTCGATGGAACCGAGTACCGCAACAACGACTTCGACACCCTGCGCAAGGCGGGCGTTCAGTTCGTGCCTGCGGACCGTCTGGAGATGGCGCTCTTTCCGGAACTCAACCTGATGGAACACATCACGCTGGCCTTTCCGGAACGCAAGCACGACCGACTGGAATTTTACGAATCCCAGTGTGTGGACTGCTTCAACCTGCGCGCCCATCCCGACACCAACGCTCGGGAACTGTCCGGCGGCAACCAGCAGCGCCTGCTGCTCTCCCTGATCCCGGACGACGCCAAGCTGCTCCTCATGGAGCACCCCACGCGCGGTCTGGATGCAGGTTCTGCCCGCCAGGTATGGAACCATCTCAAGGGACGTTGCGCCAACGATGCATCCCTGATCTTCTTTTCCCCGGACCTGGACGAGGTGCTGGAGCACTCCCACCGCGTCATCGTCTTCTACGACCGGGCCATCGCCGGTATCGTGGACCGCGAGCATGCCACCATGGAAGTGGTGGGCGCGCTCATGGCGGGCAAGCCCTACGATGAAGTCATGGAAAAATTCAACAAGGAAGGCGCATAA
- the rpsI gene encoding 30S ribosomal protein S9: MMSDFTYATGKRKNAISRTRLYAGTGQITVNGRPFEDYFPRKTLQMIVQQPLKLVKMLDKYDIKANCSGGGVSGQAEALRHGISRALCEIDPELRSVLKPAGLLTRDARKKERKKYGLRGARASFQFSKR; this comes from the coding sequence ATCATGAGCGATTTCACTTACGCCACTGGCAAACGTAAAAATGCGATCTCCCGTACCCGCCTCTACGCCGGTACCGGCCAGATCACCGTTAATGGTCGTCCTTTCGAGGATTACTTCCCCCGCAAGACTCTGCAGATGATCGTCCAGCAGCCCCTGAAGCTGGTCAAGATGCTCGACAAGTACGACATCAAGGCCAACTGCTCCGGCGGCGGCGTGTCCGGCCAGGCAGAAGCTCTGCGCCACGGCATCTCCCGCGCACTGTGCGAGATCGATCCCGAACTCCGCTCCGTTCTGAAGCCCGCAGGTCTCCTGACCCGCGATGCTCGTAAGAAAGAGCGTAAGAAGTACGGTCTCCGCGGCGCCCGCGCCTCCTTCCAGTTCTCCAAGCGTTAA
- a CDS encoding radical SAM protein yields the protein MPSKKKPQPRMLFATPDGEIFDHPDLLLMCRRGDEFGLPRPDEITPLPPDSEFFMLPGRHAMGYNAETGQAEVMEELAVAAFASPGHTLTGISAYESDDNAPILPLLSYGAIGYANGKFWVCAKKVDEDKRQVFTKIPPDRIEAGAHQLIKEMSDNRLVNHLAGCALTHGCPAAKNLSLGRFECPLPTARTCNARCVGCISEQPDDSGFPSPQCRISFTPTVEEIVQIMRRHESRERRPIFSFGQGCEGEPLTEAELICDAVKEYRADGGTGTVNVNTNGSLPLTMPALKVAGVNSIRVSLNSARKGPYEAYYRPKGYSFEDVYEAIGKAHEVGLFISLNLLYFPGITDTEEELEALIKMGEECKFDFIQLRNLNLDPELYMKLMKPFGHQPCMGFMNFKKRLKKALPWIDYGYFNPFIG from the coding sequence ATGCCGTCCAAGAAGAAGCCCCAGCCGCGTATGTTGTTCGCCACCCCTGATGGCGAGATTTTTGATCATCCCGACCTCCTGCTCATGTGCCGTCGTGGCGATGAATTCGGTCTGCCACGACCGGATGAGATCACGCCGCTACCGCCGGACTCTGAATTTTTCATGCTGCCCGGGCGTCACGCCATGGGCTACAATGCTGAAACGGGACAGGCTGAGGTCATGGAAGAACTGGCCGTGGCAGCATTCGCCAGCCCGGGACACACCCTCACGGGTATCTCTGCCTATGAGTCGGACGACAACGCTCCGATCCTGCCCCTGCTCTCGTACGGAGCCATCGGCTACGCCAACGGGAAGTTCTGGGTCTGCGCCAAGAAGGTCGACGAGGACAAACGTCAGGTCTTCACCAAGATTCCGCCGGATCGCATTGAAGCAGGTGCACACCAGTTGATAAAGGAGATGTCCGACAACAGACTGGTGAACCATCTGGCCGGATGTGCCCTGACACATGGCTGCCCTGCTGCCAAGAATCTTTCCCTCGGGCGCTTTGAGTGCCCACTACCCACGGCGCGCACCTGCAACGCTCGCTGCGTGGGTTGCATCTCCGAGCAGCCTGACGACTCCGGGTTCCCCTCGCCGCAGTGCCGCATTTCCTTCACACCTACCGTGGAAGAGATCGTACAGATCATGCGCCGCCATGAATCTCGTGAACGCCGTCCCATCTTCTCCTTTGGTCAGGGCTGCGAAGGCGAGCCGCTGACAGAAGCTGAGCTGATCTGCGACGCCGTAAAGGAATATCGCGCAGATGGCGGCACCGGCACGGTGAATGTGAACACCAATGGGTCCCTGCCCTTGACCATGCCTGCCCTCAAGGTCGCGGGGGTCAACTCCATCCGTGTCAGCCTGAACTCGGCACGCAAGGGCCCCTACGAAGCATACTACCGCCCCAAGGGATATTCTTTTGAAGACGTGTACGAGGCCATCGGCAAGGCGCACGAGGTAGGCCTCTTCATCTCGCTGAACCTGCTCTACTTCCCGGGCATCACCGACACCGAGGAGGAGCTTGAAGCACTGATCAAGATGGGCGAGGAATGCAAGTTCGACTTCATCCAGCTGCGCAACCTCAACCTTGACCCCGAGCTTTACATGAAGCTCATGAAACCCTTCGGTCATCAGCCGTGTATGGGCTTCATGAACTTCAAGAAACGGCTCAAAAAAGCGCTGCCCTGGATTGATTACGGGTACTTCAACCCGTTCATCGGGTAA
- the rplM gene encoding 50S ribosomal protein L13, translating into MNTYSPKPEDANHEWFIVDATDKILGRLATEITNRLRGKHKPEFAPHMDMGDFIVVINADKIKVTGQKLDKKMYYKHSNHPGGLKEKTLREMLDKKPENVIKAAVKGMLPKNKLAAVQLKKLKVYAGSEHPHAAQAPKTLEF; encoded by the coding sequence ATGAATACATATAGCCCGAAGCCGGAAGACGCGAACCACGAGTGGTTCATCGTCGACGCAACGGACAAGATTCTGGGCCGTCTCGCCACCGAGATCACCAATCGCCTGCGTGGCAAGCACAAGCCTGAATTCGCCCCCCACATGGACATGGGCGACTTCATCGTGGTCATCAATGCTGACAAGATCAAGGTCACCGGCCAGAAGCTTGACAAAAAGATGTACTACAAACACTCCAACCATCCCGGTGGTCTGAAAGAAAAGACCCTCCGCGAGATGCTGGACAAGAAGCCTGAGAACGTCATCAAGGCCGCTGTCAAAGGTATGCTGCCCAAGAACAAGCTCGCAGCCGTTCAGCTCAAGAAGCTGAAGGTCTACGCTGGTTCCGAACACCCGCACGCAGCCCAGGCTCCCAAAACTCTGGAATTTTAA
- a CDS encoding BMP family ABC transporter substrate-binding protein, whose product MLKFRMLIASAIMALLLIPGLAMAKDLTIGLILVGPYNDKGYSQAQYEGGKYVEKMMPGAKMIYLDKVNPADRPGLTIPQVVDDLVEKGADMIIAGSDDMKDGILEAAMMHPDTTFIHISGDAAWSGKAPENLGNTFSRMEYSKMMAGFTAAMTSQTGKIGVVGPLINEETRRLMASAYLGAKYAWTQVRGKDAKDLSFNVKWIGFWFNIPGVTADPTQVAGSLYDSGYDVLISGIDTPEVVTVAKQRKEAGKNVWALPYDYEKGCEGQGNICLGVPYFNWGPTMLDLAKEVQAGTYKSRFDWKAPYWADINNHDKSPVGFMPGEGMTPEVKAELDKFVAKIGSGELELFTGPLNYQDGTVFLKAGEKATDKQIWYMHQLLEGMEGLSSPQ is encoded by the coding sequence ATGTTGAAATTTCGTATGCTGATCGCTTCGGCGATCATGGCTCTGCTGCTGATCCCCGGCCTTGCCATGGCCAAAGACCTCACCATCGGTCTGATTCTGGTCGGCCCCTACAATGACAAGGGTTACTCCCAGGCTCAGTACGAAGGCGGCAAGTACGTCGAGAAGATGATGCCCGGCGCAAAGATGATCTACCTCGACAAGGTCAATCCCGCCGACCGTCCCGGCCTGACCATTCCGCAGGTTGTTGACGATCTGGTGGAAAAAGGTGCTGACATGATCATTGCTGGTTCCGACGACATGAAGGACGGCATCCTCGAAGCTGCCATGATGCATCCCGACACCACCTTCATCCATATTTCCGGCGATGCAGCCTGGTCCGGCAAGGCTCCCGAGAACCTCGGTAACACCTTCAGCCGTATGGAATACTCCAAGATGATGGCCGGTTTCACCGCTGCCATGACCTCCCAGACCGGCAAGATCGGTGTGGTTGGCCCCCTCATCAACGAAGAGACCCGCCGCCTGATGGCTTCCGCATACCTCGGCGCCAAGTACGCTTGGACCCAGGTTCGCGGCAAGGACGCCAAGGACCTCTCCTTCAACGTGAAGTGGATCGGTTTCTGGTTCAACATCCCCGGTGTTACCGCTGATCCGACTCAGGTTGCCGGCTCCCTCTACGATTCCGGTTACGACGTTCTGATCTCCGGCATCGACACCCCTGAGGTTGTCACCGTTGCCAAGCAGCGCAAAGAAGCTGGCAAGAACGTCTGGGCACTCCCCTACGACTACGAAAAGGGCTGCGAAGGCCAGGGCAACATCTGCCTCGGCGTCCCCTACTTTAACTGGGGTCCGACCATGCTGGATCTGGCCAAGGAAGTTCAGGCTGGCACCTACAAGTCCCGCTTTGACTGGAAGGCTCCCTACTGGGCCGACATCAACAACCACGACAAGTCCCCCGTCGGCTTCATGCCGGGCGAAGGCATGACCCCCGAGGTCAAGGCCGAGCTCGACAAGTTCGTCGCCAAGATCGGTTCCGGCGAGCTGGAACTCTTCACCGGCCCCCTGAACTACCAGGACGGCACCGTCTTCCTGAAAGCTGGCGAAAAGGCTACCGACAAGCAGATCTGGTACATGCACCAGCTGCTGGAAGGCATGGAAGGACTCTCCAGCCCCCAATAA